The sequence ACGTTTGGTACGAAGCAAGCACGTGGATTCAGCAATTCAAGTCTACTATGTTGCAAGTAAGCGAAAAGGACTTGTTTGAGTTGGAAAGGTATTACAAAGAGCAAGCAGATATATACGCTAAGCAACAGGAGCAGTTAAAACAAATGGATCAGCAACTTCAGTACACGGCGTTAACGGGAAGCCCCAACAATCCGTTggttcaaaagaaaaattttctattcAAGCCATTAAACAAGACTTTAACCTTGGACCTTAAGGAGTGCTACCAATTCGCAGAGTATCTCTTCAAACCTCAACTGATATCAGACAAATTCTCACCAGAGGACGGACTGGGACCGCTAATGGCAAAATCAGTCAAGAAGGCCGGCGCTAGTATAAATTCAATGAAGGCCAATACCTCCACCAACCCAAACGGATTGGGTACAAGCCATATAAACACCAATGTTGGCGATAATAACAGTACTGccagcagcagcaacatATCACCAGAACAAGTATACTCGCTACTGTTGACGAACGTCATCATCACAGGATCTACCTCTCTGATCGAAGGTATGGAGCAACGCATAATAAAGGAGCTGTCAATCAGGTTCCCGCAATACAAATTGACAACTTTTGCCAACCAAGTCATGATGGACCGTAAAATCCAGGGATGGCTGGGCGCCCTTACAATGGCCAATCTGCCATCATGGAGCTTGGGAAAATGGTACTCTAAGGAAGATTACGAAACGCTGAAAAGAGACAGAAAGCAGTCGCAGGCTACGAACGCAACAAACTAGTGGTAAGGCGCAAATATCCAAAAGGGATTGTAGGCGGCTAGAAGGAGATGAGATCTCGACCCATTTTTCTCAGCGCCGGTAGTAGCTATCAGTAAGGAGTAAGCGGGTTTCCTTCAAGATTCAGTCCACCCCCTACTTTGAGTGAGGGACATATAAACAAACGCGATAACTCGATGAACCCATtctaatataaaaaaactgtATAAATAGTTATATAGAGATGAACTCTAAGCTAGTGAGGCCCACTGTAAACagccatttttcaatatgcGCTACCCGGCGGCGGAATATCGTCCCAGCTACATGATAGCCGCTTTTTTGTCTCTCTTTGTCCCACCTGTTCAAAGACATTTGGTAATCAGTTTGTCAGGACAATAGTAAACAAAAGTGCGCAAGTACACATGCGCTGCACGTGCGGCCGGAACAATGGCGCTTTTGGCTCGTCCGGATGATGCGAAagggaaaataaaatctcGCAATCGGAAAAACACTCGCGAGAACCAAAACAAGGATCCCCTAAACCCAGTACCCGCATACGGTTCTCCCGGGGAAAAGGGGGCGGAGGCCGGACGATGAGTGTTACCCGGATAGGACTACGGATCGCTTCGCACGTTTGTTTACAATTGATGACTGCGCTCCCCTAATAGATAAGATAAGCTCGCGAaggcagaaaaaaaaaagtcttCTACAGCAGTTGGTCCGCACAGACGATGCCAGACGGTGTTTTatcgaaaatttttttcgcATCATAGTGCCATTTGTGGTCATTATTATTCCCCAAATATGCGAAAATAGTACACTATTTTTGGCAGGAGAGTAGGCTGATATGCCGCATTGATGTCCTGTGTAGCGAAacacaaacaaaaaaagaaaaagtaggatgaaaaaaagaaaagtaatatgaaaaaagagtgaaaaattaattcATTTGTTAGTGTAAGCGGTCAGGTGTAAGTAGTAGGCTTGATAATGAATTAAAGATGACTCCGACGCATATTGTTTGCcatgtttttattttagtttgtagatttctttttttgtaatatatAAGGGAGTGATTCTATATATCGAATTCTCAGGCTTGGTTGGTTCGTAGGTTGTTCTGTCTTTGTTTTCGTTAGGTAAGAACATCACACAAAGATAACTATAGAATCACATACATATTTGTGAGAAATTAACTTCATTTCATTTATAGAAGAAGTTCAACCgaaacaaaaattaaacataatataatataatataatcaAAAATGGCTGAAGCAAGCATCGAAAAGACTcaaattttacaaaaatatctAGAACTGGACCAAAGAGGTAGAATAATTGCCGAATACGTTTGGATCGATGGTACTGGTAACTTACGTTCCAAAGGTAgaactttgaagaagagaatCACATCCATTGACCAATTGCCAGAATGGAACTTCGACGGTTCTTCTACCAACCAAGCGCCAGGCCACGACTCTGACATCTATTTGAAACCCGTTGCTTACTACCCAGATCCCTTCAGGAGAGGTGACAACATTGTTGTCTTGGCCGCATGTTACAACAATGACGGTACTCCAAACAAGTTCAACCACAGACACGAAGCTGCCAAGCTATTTGCTGCTCATAAGGATGAAGAAATCTGGTTTGGTCTAGAACAAGAATACACTCTATTTGACATGTATGACGATGTTTACGGATGGCCAAAGGGTGGGTACCCAGCTCCACAAGGTCCTTACTACTGTGGTGTTGGTGCCGGTAAGGTTTATGCCAGAGACATGATCGAAGCTCACTACAGAGCTTGTTTGTATGCCGGATTAGAAATTTCTGGTATTAACGCTGAAGTCATGCCATCTCAATGGGAATTCCAAGTCGGTCCATGTACCGGTATTGACATGGGTGACCAATTATGGATGGCCAGATACTTTTTGCACAGAGTGGCAGAAGAGTTTGGTATCAAGATCTCATTCCATCCAAAGCCATTGAAGGGTGACTGGAACGGTGCCGGTTGTCACACTAACGTTTCCACCAAGGAAATGAGACAACCAGGTGGTATGAAATACATCGAACAAGCCATCGAGAAGTTATCCAAGAGACACGCTGAACACATTAAGTTGTACGGTAGCGATAACGACATGAGATTAACTGGTAGACATGAAACCGCTTCCATGACTGCCTTTTCTTCTGGTGTCGCCAACAGAGGTAGCTCAATTAGAATCCCAAGATCCGTCGCCAAGGAAGGTTACGGTTACTTTGAAGACCGTAGACCAGCTTCCAACATCGACCCATACTTGGTTACAGGTATCATGTGTGAAACTGTTTGCGGTGCTATTGACAATGCTGACATGACGAAGGaatttgaaagagaatCTTCATAAGCATAATACAATGgtgcaaaattttttttaggcAGGAACTAATCTACTAATAAACTAACAATAATGCACAGGAAATATTAatgatttatttatttattttactactatattacattacttttttacataaaaaatttcccaTCTCACGATCAAAAACAGGCatgagaaaaaatcaaaatttataaaattAATTTCTAATAAATTAACTGTAATGACATAAAATAAGAGGCTGCGACAGtcgaattttttctttttttttttctgcaaaGCGACGCTGTGTTGTATATTGCTCTAAAATaattttctattgtttTCCTCATGCCATTACCCTACCTACCCGTGCATAATTACACGAGGGGGAGagctttttcttcccaAACCAGAccaggaaaaaaaaaaaggtttgataatgaaaaaaaaaaaaagtattgtATATGACTGTTTTCCTGATAAAAGAATGCCTGCAATAATTCAAAGACAAGAGATATAAAAGTGCACTGGCGATTTCAGGAACAATGGGCGCAACCAAAATTTTAATGGACAGTACTCATTTCAATGAGATCCGTAGTATAATCCGTTCGAGGTCAGTGGCATGGGACGCCTTAGCCAGATCTGAGGAATTGAGCGAAATTGATGCGTCTACTGCAAAAGCGTTAGAATCCATTctggtgaagaagaacattggTGACGGTTTATCATCTTCGAACAATGCACATTCCGGGTTCAAAGTGAATGGCAAGACGTTGATACCATTAATTCACTTACTTTCCACCTCAGACAACGAAGACTGCAAAAAATCTGTGCAGAACCTAATAGCTGAATTGTTATCGTCTGACAAGTATGGAGACGATACCGTGAAGTTTTTCCAAGAAGACCCCAAGCAATTGGAACAATTATTTGATGTGTCACTCAAGGGAGACTTCCAGACTGTGCTAATCTCTGGGTTCAACGTGGTCTCACTCTTAGTGCAAAATGGGTTGCACAATGTGAAACTAGTGGAAAAGCTGttgaaaaacaacaacTTGATCAATATCTTGCAAAACATTGAGCAGATGGACACTTGTTACGTGTGCATCAGACTATTGCAAGAACTGGCCGTGATACCAGAGTATCGTGACGTGATATGGTTGCATGAGAAGAAGTTCATGCCCACCTTATTCAAGATCCTGCAACGTGCCACGGACTCTCAATTGGCCACGCGGATAGTTGCAACAAACTCCAACCACCTGGGTATTCAATTGCAGTACCACTCTTTACTATTGATATGGTTGCTGACCTTTAACCCAGTTTTTGCAAACGAGCTAGTCCAGAAATACTTGAGTGATTTCTTGGACCTCTTGAAATTGGTTAAGATAACCATAAAGGAGAAAGTGTCCAGATTGTGCATATCCATCATCCTGCAATGTTGCTCCACGCGCGTCAAGCAGCACAAGAAGGTGATTAAGCAACTTTTGTTGCTCGGCAACGCGTTGCCCACCGTACAGAGCTTGAGCGAAAGAAAGTATTCCGACGAAGAATTGCGTCAAGACATCAGCAACCTCAAGGAAATCCTAGAAAACGAGTACCAAGAATTGACCTCCTTCGATGAATACGTCGCCGAATTGGACTCCAAGTTGCTGTGCTGGTCTCCACCACATGTCGACAACGGTTTCTGGTCCGATAACATTGACGAGTTCAAGAAGGACAACTACAAGATCTTTAGACAATTGATCGAACTCTTGCAAGCAAAGGTCCGTAACGGCGACGTCAACGcgaaacaagaaaagatcattatCCAAGTCGCCTTGAACGACATCACTCACGTGGTCGAGCTTCTACCAGAGAGCATCGACGTTCTCGACAAGACTGGCGGCAAAGCCGACATCATGGAGTTGCTGAACCATTCAGATTCTAGGGTGAAATACGAGGCCCTCAAGGCCACGCAGGCAATCATTGGATATACcttcaaataaagatatAGAAGACCGTAAAGTAGTAGTGGGTTTGAAGCCTAAATAAGTAGTTTTGTACGTACTATTATTTTAAGAGAAGAACATCcatagaaaagaaaagaagaaaaagaaacgaacCAGAAGAGGGTAGCAGAATCAGTCATTCACGCACCCGGCCTGCGCTGCGTGCACCGACTGCGTGCGTGCGTGATTGGTAATGCAGTGAATCATGCTTTTTCATGACGCCTCCTCCCCGCCCCTGAGCCTTCGGTGGCCGCCGAAGTCGGGTATTAATGGGCGCCCCTTTCCTGGTGTCCGGGAACCGCCTGCCGAAAACCACCCTCCGCAGGTCCGCGGAAGGTGGGTGTGGCTGTCCCCGCGCAAATCCGAGATCGATTCCGCGGCGGGTCGgtcattcttttcatttgcGCGCTAATATGCGCTGTGACTGGCGGTTAGTCATCTGCGTGATCAATCGTTGTCATGACGCTCTATAACGTAAGAGAACTTTAGAGGGGGCTCAATTAGCATGAAGAACAGACACATATATAAGGTCTCTAGATTTCTCCAATAGCTCAACTCTCACAATTGTTTCCTCTAGTCCttgtaaaatataaaaaatcatcatcaaacaAGCAACTACAAAACAGCTTTACTGACAACTCACACAAATAAcacaaaaaacaaaaatttcaacaaTGGTCGCCTTTTTAGAACTAACTTCTGACGTTTCTCAACCTTTTGTCATCCCATCTCTTTCGCCAGTCTCTCAGCCAAGCTCAAGAAAGAACTCTGACGCAAACGTCGATGACCTGAATCTGGCTATTGCCAATGCCGCTCTTTTGGATGCCTCTGCTTCAAGCCGCTCACACTCCAGAAAAAACTCTTTGTCTCTGTTGTAAGTGTTGTACACGAGAATTAGCACACTATTAGCATAAAAGACACTTGGCATCTTTACTTACTTGGGCAAGTAAGTCAcgtacttttttttttttttccggAGCATTCATTGTCATTCTATCTGCACTTTCCCGCACTTACATTCAATAACCTCGGATCGGGTCTCTTCTACGACAGAAACTTTTtgatatatacatatttatgTAATATAAATACTgagaaagtaaaaaaatttaaaatataaaataataaaaaatttactaTTACTATAATTGATTAATGTaatctttctttgttcaaCCGTGCTGTTTAGCCTCCTTCTCGAGAGACACGCGTTTACCGTCGCTGTCACTACATCCACAATCGTAGTCCTCCAGGATGGTAGCACAGTCATATATGTCTTTCTTTAGGTATTCGTTCACCTTGTTGTGAATGTGGCATCCCCACATTGCGGCAGCCGTCCTGCTAGATGTCTGTACGGGATACTTCTCAATCAACTTTACAAAGTGATATGAACATTCCCCGCATGGATAGAGTTCTGCATACAACCCAATAAACGTGTGCAGtttctctctttcttcAGGAGTAGGCTCGTCCGGAAAACGGGCCAGCAGGGTATGGAAGTACTTCCACGACGCCCTGCCCACTTCCTTCTTCACCTTGTCATCGCCCATCAATGGCATAATGGTTTGCTTCTCGATCTCTTTCAACCGAGCGTCGTTCTTCTCAGCAGCCGCCCCTTGCACTTCATCTATACCAGACTTCGCCTTGATTAGGCCCGGCGTAGCGATGGATAGTTCATTAGACGAGAAAAACATCCACAGGCCTATGATTCCTAATGCTGCAACTATTCTGATGGCATGGCTTCTTTTGACTATCTGTTTCATCCCTTCGTTCCTTGCACAATCTGTCCAGACTTTCCTCTTTACAAATCACCAGCCTTCCCGTCTTCTTGTCTTCATCACCCACGTTTATTGTTTAATGATAAAGCCTTTTgtcctttatttttggttCCTTTTCCCGCTTCGTTTACCCGGTGGTTAACCTTTCTCTTCCATCTTGTAATATATAATAACAAAATGCATCACCATACTTACGCACCCCATATACATGACCTAAGGGCAGCTTTAGACACAACAGCTCCCCAGAAAAAATGTCCAAAAGAAACACTCCACCGCTCAGATCATCAGGGATAAACACTATTCAAATAAATGCTGCTAGAGAAATGCACGCTCAAACGGTGCGCGCTCGAAGAATGCCCATGCCAACTAGCGGCATCACTACACCCTCTGTGCAACCAACTGCAGCCCCAGCAACACCACCTCGACATATTTGCAATAACCCAAACAATCCGCAGTGTCTCCACTGTGGGTCTGTTATCATTCCATCTCCAAGGGCCACGTTACCCTTGGAGGACAACCCCTCCATCTCCATCAACGACTGGACCATCTCCTCCAGAAAGAAGCCCATTTTGAACTCGCAGGAATTAGACATCTGGGAAAACGAAAAACTCAAAGGTTTGACTTTGCCAGAGATGATTTTTGGTAACAACTACATCAGGATCGAAAATTCAAAACAGCATTGGTCCATAGAGTTCAATGCCCTGGATGCTTTAAAGGAGGTTCAACTCCAGGATTCAGGTATTCGTGTTGCGTACTCAAACGACTGGAtaaattctaaaaaaagacaaaattCAACTAATGGTGCGCAACGGTTCACTAACGATGTGAACGACGATTCCTTAAATATCATACACAAGTACGACTGGACCTACACTACGCGGTATAAGGGCACAGAGAGCTCACCTGAGTCGAAATTCCGACTGGATAACGATCAAAAGCTGCCCCTTGACAAACTGGCCGTACACGATAAAATCCTATTCTATGACGACATGATTCTTTTCGAAGACGAATTGGCAGACAATGGCATATCAATCCTTAACGTCAAAATAAGAGTTATGAACGAAAGGTTACTGCTGCTGAGCCGGTTCTTTTTAAGGGTGGACGATGTTCTGGTGAGGGTCTACGACACCAGGATTTACGTGGAGTTTGACGAAAACGTAGTGATCAGAGAATCCAAGGAATTTGAAGGTAAATATCAGGATGTACTTGCTAAGCACCGGCTATCCCAATCTCACGACCCAAAAGCTGCCTTGAGAGATAGTAATTGGGTAGCACAGAACACGCCGATGATCAAAAGACAATGTGAAATAATTCAGTTCTAACAATCAAATATACAAAACAATACGTACAAATACATACACGTCACATATACATAAGCTCCGGATACATCATACAAGAAATGATCTTAAAATCATGCTCTTACCCGTTCTGTAaatagtgaaaaattttcatcgCGAAGTAtgaacgaaaaaaaaaaaagaaaatagatgAACTTTTAGCATTTAATTAGTGGCAAACGCCTACCCCTCCTTCCCACTTTGCTGACTTACAAAGACACCACTACATTAAAGAGTATCTCGTgtgttcttcttttttttccaaaaaaaaaaactccTATTATTTGCATAAACACACGTTCACTGGTACAAGATGTCTATTAATATTTGTAGAGATAATCATGATCCATTTTACCGTTACAAAATGCCTCCCATCCAAGCCAAGGTGGAAGGTAGAGGTAACGGTATCAAGACTGCCGTTTTGAACGTCGCTGACATCTCTCACGCGCTAAATAGACCTGCTCCATATATTGTCAAGTATTTTGGTTTCGAATTAGGTGCTCAAACTTCCATCTCTGTTGACAAAGATCGTTATTTAGTTAATGGTGTTCACGAACCTGCCAAATTGCAAGACGTATTGGATGGCTTTATTAACAAGTTTGTTCTCTGTGGAAGCTGTAAAAATCCAGAAACGGAGATCATCATTACCAAAGATAATGATTTGGTTCGAGACTGTAAAGCCTGTGGTAAGAGAACTCCAATGGACTTGAGACATAAACTATCATCcttcattttgaaaaacccACCTGACTCCGTTTCTGGTtccaagaagaagaagaaagcaGCTACCGCTTCGGCCAATGTTCGTGGTGGTGGGTTGTCCATTAGTGATATTGCTCAAGGTAAGTCTCAGAATGCACCTTCAGATGGCACCGGCTCATCCACTCCACAACATCAtgacgaagacgaagatgaaTTATCTCGTCAAATCAAGGCGGCTGCCTCTACCTTAGAAGATATCGAGGTCAAAGATGACGAATGGGCGGTTGATATGTCTGAAGAAGCCATTAGAGCTCGTGCCAAGGAACTAGAAGTGAACTCTGAGCTCACTCAACTGGATGAATATGGTGAATGGATTTTGGAGCAGGCTGGTGAAGATAAGGAGAACTTACCATCAGATGTGGAGCTTTATAAGAAGGCTGCAGAACTAGACGTCTTGAATGATCCAAAAATTGGTTGTGTCTTGGCGCAATGTCTATTCGATGAGGATATCGTAAACGAAATCGCTGAACATAATGCATTTTTCACTAAAATTTTAGTCACTCCAGAATACGAAAAGAACTttatgggtggtattgaaagatttttagGTTTAGAACATAAGGATCTAATCCCACTattaccaaaaattttggtaCAACTATACAATAATGATATCATCtcggaagaagaaatcatgAGATTTGGTACCAAATCATCCAAGAAATTTGTACCTAAGGAGGTATCCAAAAAGGTTCGTAGGGCTGCTAAGCCATTCATTACGTGGTTAGAAACCGCTGAAAgtgacgatgatgaagaagacgacGAATAGCTTAGGAGGGGGCAAAAGACTTATGTGTAAATTATTATATGACATGGCGTAAGATAAGGATTATGTTCTGTTGTTTTTGAGCTCGTTGATGTATAGATatgtaaatatttataaatataatatttcttcCAAGTGCGACATACTTGGTACTGgcaaaaaacaaagatgAGACTTTTAAAGCCACTGATTGATTGATTAATTattaagtaaaaaaaaaaaaataaaatgtcGGTGTAATTTGGCTCCACGATCGCATGCGTATACATAACATGAGATTACCGAAGATTTTTCTGAAAGGTAATGCATTATATTATAATCATTAATAGAAGTAGAGCCTAAAGCCTGTTGAAAACTTGTACaatagaggaaaaaaaaagggtcATTAATCGTCATGTTTACCTAAGAGCGTCTAAACTTTTTGGTATTCTTCTGGGGTAAACGTAAAAACATTGCACCAAGGgcaaaattgaaaaaaaaaaaagtttaataGAACAGAATGATTAAAATCATTAGCTAATATCCGTATGACCTGTAGCGGTACAAACTtgtatcattattattattattattactattattactattattattattattattattattattattattattattattgttattgttattattattgttatcattatcattattgttgtaGTTAttggtattattattgttattatgaCTCACTGAGCGGCTTAGAGGATTCATTTGACTCGAATAACCAGAATTATTAtaattgttattattattacttaCATTTGGTAAGTTAACTATAGGTAGGGATAAATTTGTTCCATTAGCAATTCTAAATGAATCAAATTGTGAATTCAATTCATCTAATCCGTTAGAATTACCGTTctgattttgattttgatttccGGAGTACACCACTTGTTGATTGTTGAAGTAGGAATTTATTTCACTCATCGGGGCTGGGTTAAAGTTCAATGCTGGCGTTGGACCTGCATTGTTCATTTGTATAAC is a genomic window of Saccharomyces cerevisiae S288C chromosome XVI, complete sequence containing:
- the ARP7 gene encoding Arp7p (Component of both the SWI/SNF and RSC chromatin remodeling complexes; actin-related protein involved in transcriptional regulation), which produces MTLNRKCVVIHNGSHRTVAGFSNVELPQCIIPSSYIKRTDEGGEAEFIFGTYNMIDAAAEKRNGDEVYTLVDSQGLPYNWDALEMQWRYLYDTQLKVSPEELPLVITMPATNGKPDMAILERYYELAFDKLNVPVFQIVIEPLAIALSMGKSSAFVIDIGASGCNVTPIIDGIVVKNAVVRSKFGGDFLDFQVHERLAPLIKEENDMENMADEQKRSTDVWYEASTWIQQFKSTMLQVSEKDLFELERYYKEQADIYAKQQEQLKQMDQQLQYTALTGSPNNPLVQKKNFLFKPLNKTLTLDLKECYQFAEYLFKPQLISDKFSPEDGLGPLMAKSVKKAGASINSMKANTSTNPNGLGTSHINTNVGDNNSTASSSNISPEQVYSLLLTNVIITGSTSLIEGMEQRIIKELSIRFPQYKLTTFANQVMMDRKIQGWLGALTMANLPSWSLGKWYSKEDYETLKRDRKQSQATNATN
- the GLN1 gene encoding glutamate--ammonia ligase (Glutamine synthetase (GS); synthesizes glutamine from glutamate and ammonia; with Glt1p, forms the secondary pathway for glutamate biosynthesis from ammonia; expression regulated by nitrogen source and by amino acid limitation; forms filaments of back-to-back stacks of cylindrical homo-decamers at low pH, leading to enzymatic inactivation and storage during states of advanced cellular starvation; relocalizes from nucleus to cytoplasmic foci upon DNA replication stress), with the protein product MAEASIEKTQILQKYLELDQRGRIIAEYVWIDGTGNLRSKGRTLKKRITSIDQLPEWNFDGSSTNQAPGHDSDIYLKPVAYYPDPFRRGDNIVVLAACYNNDGTPNKFNHRHEAAKLFAAHKDEEIWFGLEQEYTLFDMYDDVYGWPKGGYPAPQGPYYCGVGAGKVYARDMIEAHYRACLYAGLEISGINAEVMPSQWEFQVGPCTGIDMGDQLWMARYFLHRVAEEFGIKISFHPKPLKGDWNGAGCHTNVSTKEMRQPGGMKYIEQAIEKLSKRHAEHIKLYGSDNDMRLTGRHETASMTAFSSGVANRGSSIRIPRSVAKEGYGYFEDRRPASNIDPYLVTGIMCETVCGAIDNADMTKEFERESS
- the VMA13 gene encoding H(+)-transporting V1 sector ATPase subunit H (Subunit H of the V1 peripheral membrane domain of V-ATPase; part of the electrogenic proton pump found throughout the endomembrane system; serves as an activator or a structural stabilizer of the V-ATPase; the V1 peripheral membrane domain of the vacuolar H+-ATPase (V-ATPase) has eight subunits) is translated as MGATKILMDSTHFNEIRSIIRSRSVAWDALARSEELSEIDASTAKALESILVKKNIGDGLSSSNNAHSGFKVNGKTLIPLIHLLSTSDNEDCKKSVQNLIAELLSSDKYGDDTVKFFQEDPKQLEQLFDVSLKGDFQTVLISGFNVVSLLVQNGLHNVKLVEKLLKNNNLINILQNIEQMDTCYVCIRLLQELAVIPEYRDVIWLHEKKFMPTLFKILQRATDSQLATRIVATNSNHLGIQLQYHSLLLIWLLTFNPVFANELVQKYLSDFLDLLKLVKITIKEKVSRLCISIILQCCSTRVKQHKKVIKQLLLLGNALPTVQSLSERKYSDEELRQDISNLKEILENEYQELTSFDEYVAELDSKLLCWSPPHVDNGFWSDNIDEFKKDNYKIFRQLIELLQAKVRNGDVNAKQEKIIIQVALNDITHVVELLPESIDVLDKTGGKADIMELLNHSDSRVKYEALKATQAIIGYTFK
- the SPO24 gene encoding Spo24p (Small (67 amino acids) protein involved in sporulation; localizes to the prospore membrane; phosphorylated during meiosis; a longer, 5'-extended mRNA is also transcribed beginning in mid-meiosis, regulated by two MSEs (middle sporulation elements), and includes an uORF of 15 codons in its 5'-UTR; evidence transcription is regulated by Pdr1p); the encoded protein is MVAFLELTSDVSQPFVIPSLSPVSQPSSRKNSDANVDDLNLAIANAALLDASASSRSHSRKNSLSLL
- the ERV2 gene encoding flavin-linked sulfhydryl oxidase (Flavin-linked sulfhydryl oxidase localized to the ER lumen; involved in disulfide bond formation within the endoplasmic reticulum (ER)) encodes the protein MKQIVKRSHAIRIVAALGIIGLWMFFSSNELSIATPGLIKAKSGIDEVQGAAAEKNDARLKEIEKQTIMPLMGDDKVKKEVGRASWKYFHTLLARFPDEPTPEEREKLHTFIGLYAELYPCGECSYHFVKLIEKYPVQTSSRTAAAMWGCHIHNKVNEYLKKDIYDCATILEDYDCGCSDSDGKRVSLEKEAKQHG
- the IRC16 gene encoding Irc16p (hypothetical protein; partially overlaps verified gene ERV2/YPR037C but doesn't share phenotypes; also overlaps dubious ORF YPR039W; null mutant displays increased levels of spontaneous Rad52p foci, increased biofilm information, different altered sensitivities to various chemcicals), which produces MVCFSISFNRASFFSAAAPCTSSIPDFALIRPGVAMDSSLDEKNIHRPMIPNAATILMAWLLLTICFIPSFLAQSVQTFLFTNHQPSRLLVFITHVYCLMIKPFVLYFWFLFPLRLPGG
- the TIP41 gene encoding Tip41p (Tap42p-interacting protein; negative regulator of the TORC1 signaling pathway that activates the type 2A-related phosphatase Sit4p by binding and antagonizing Tap42p, a SIT4 inhibitor; proposed to be part of a feedback loop to amplify Sit4p activity when TORC1 is inactivated; protein abundance increases in response to DNA replication stress), with amino-acid sequence MSKRNTPPLRSSGINTIQINAAREMHAQTVRARRMPMPTSGITTPSVQPTAAPATPPRHICNNPNNPQCLHCGSVIIPSPRATLPLEDNPSISINDWTISSRKKPILNSQELDIWENEKLKGLTLPEMIFGNNYIRIENSKQHWSIEFNALDALKEVQLQDSGIRVAYSNDWINSKKRQNSTNGAQRFTNDVNDDSLNIIHKYDWTYTTRYKGTESSPESKFRLDNDQKLPLDKLAVHDKILFYDDMILFEDELADNGISILNVKIRVMNERLLLLSRFFLRVDDVLVRVYDTRIYVEFDENVVIRESKEFEGKYQDVLAKHRLSQSHDPKAALRDSNWVAQNTPMIKRQCEIIQF